The sequence below is a genomic window from Frankiales bacterium.
GGCCTCCGGGCCCGGCGGACGCCGTCAGCCCGCGGCTGCCGGGCCCGCTGCCGCACGGGAGGCGTCGTCCGACGCCCGGGTGAGCGTCGCGGTCACCCGCCCCTCGGGGTCCACGCGGGCGAGGATGGCGTCGGCGATGGCGCGCAGCTCGTCGAGCTGCTCGCCGGTGAGGGCGTCCACGACGTGGCCGCGCACCGCCTCGAGGTGCCCCGGCGCGGCCTCGCGGACCACCTCCCAGCCGGCGTCGGTCAGGCGCGCGTTGGTGGCCCGGCCGTCCTCGGGGCACGGGAACCGCTCCACCAGGCCGCGGCCCTCGAGGCGCGAGACCACGTGCGAGAGGCGGGGCAGCGTCCCGCTGGTGCGCGAGGCGAGTGAGCTCATCCGCAGGGTGCGCTCGGGCGCCTCGGAGAGCATCGCGAGCACCCAGTACTCGAAGTGGGTGAGGTCCGAGTCGCGGCGCAGCTGCTGGTCGAGGACGCCCGGCAGCAGCTCCATCACAGCCGCGAGGCGCACCCAGGCGGCCATCTCGCGCTCGTCCAGCCAGCGGGTCATGGCCGCATCCTACCGCTTACTTGACACGACAACTAATTCCTCGTAGCCTCAGATTTAGTTGATGCGACAATCTTCTACCCGGAGGTCCCCATGAGCACCGTCACCATCCTCGGCAAGGGCAACATCGGCTCCGCCCTCGCCGGCATCGCCGGCAAGGCCGGCCGCGAGGTCCAGGTCCTCGACACCGACAGCGCCGACACCCCCGTCACCGGCGACGTCGTCGTGCTCGCCGTCCCGTTCGCCGCCGTGGACTCGGTGGTCGCGCAGCGCGGCGAGCAGCTCGCCGGCAAGGTCGTGGTGGACGTCACCAACCCGGTCGACTTCGCGACCTTCGACGGCCTCGTGGTGCCGGCCGACTCCTCGGCCGCCGCTCACCTGCAGGCCGCGCTGCCGGAGTCGAAGGTCGTGAAGGCCTTCAACACCACCTTCGCCGCGACCCTGGCCTCGGGCTCGGTCGGCGACTCGACGACCACCATCCTGATCGCCGGCGACGACGCGGAGGCCAAGTCCGCTGTGTCCGCGCTCGTCACCGACGGCGGGCTGAAGGCCCTCGACGCCGGGTCCCTCAAGCGGGCGCGGGAGCTCGAGGCGCTCGGGTTCCTCCAGATCACGCTCGCGGCCTCGGAGCAGGTCGGCTGGGACGGCGGCTTCGCGGTCGTCGCCTGACCCTCTCCCCCGCACGCCCGATCGGCCCGGCACCCCGCGTGCCGGGCCGATCGCCGTGGGGCCGGCGAGGTCGCTCCTCGTCGGGCGTCGTCGAGGCCGGTCGTGCCAGGGTGAGGACCACGACACCGGAGGCACCGATGGCACACCCACGCGTCGCAGCACTCGTCCTCGCCGCCGGCCTGGTCCTGTCCGGGTGCGGCTCCACCGGGTCCACGCAGCCGACCGCCGAGCAGCAGGTCTGCAGCGCGCGGGCCGACGTGCAGAAGGCCTACGACACCCTCGTCACCCAGGTGCAGGCGCTCAACTTCGGCGATGCCAAGACGACGCTGTCGCAGCTCACGTCGGCGGTCGACGGGCTCGTGGACGCGGAGAAGAACCTGGCGACCGAGAAGCGGGCGGCGATCGAGCCTCAGGTGACCGCGCTGAAGGCCACGCTGCAGGGGCTCTCGCAGGCCACCACGGCCGCCGAGCTCGGCGCCGGGCTCACGACCGCCAAGCAGCAGTTCACCGACGTGCTCTCCACCGTCGCGACGACGGCCGACTGCAGCACCTCGACCTGAGGCCTCGGCTCCCGCTCCCCGCCACCATGCGGTCCGGGGTCCTCCCGCCGCGCCCGCCGGCGACCTCCGGCGGGCCGGGAGTGTCAGGCATCAGCCGAAACAGCTGTCAGGCATGAGCCGACGACGTGCCACGCGTCAAACGCTATTGGACGTGTCTGGAGTGTGGGCCACGGCAGCGGCGTACACACAGAGAATCAAGGCGAAATGGATCAAGAAGGTCGCCGCGCAGTAGCGTCAACGCCCACGAGAGGGAGGTCAGACCGGTGGACGAGGCCGACGAGCCGCAGCAGTTCAGTGAGCAGACGAGTGGAGCAATCAACGCCGCTGTGGACGCATTGGTTGATGCGCTTCGATCCCACGCTGCCTTCGTCGGGGCGTTGCGAGGAGGCAGCAGCGAGATGCCATCCCTGTTTGCCGCCAACGAGGCTGTCGAACGTTTGATCACAGAGTGGAGCGAGCGCGTCTTCGATCACACGGGGACGTTCCCTGCGGTGCTGGTTGGTGACCCGGACCTCGATGGCTCAGATGACGACGAGGACGGCTGGGAGGAGTTGACGGAGGGTGACCCGCTGACCGTCGTCTCCCGGTGGGACCTGGCGCTGGTCGACCCAGGGGCCTTGCTCGACGCGGGACGTGCAGCGCATCGTCGCAATCGTGACGAGGAGACGGACGAGGATGCCGCCATGGCTATCGCAACTCCCGCCAACGCCCTGTATGCGATCCTCCACGAGTCCGGGGAACCCTGGTACCGGATCCCGGGTGTGGAAGTGATCAAGGGAGCCCGCTTGTTCATCCGCCCTGATGAGCAACCCGCTCCGCTGTCGGCCGATGACGAGGGCGACGACGTCGGCCAGCCAGCCGGTGAGGTTCTGTTCGGCGAGAGTTGGGCTTGACGCCCAGCCCGGCTCGCGGGGACTTCACGGGCTCGCCGCGGGCCTTTCGGAGTGCTGGCCCGACTCACAGGGACCTGATTCGGGTATCGGCCCTGGAAGGGCCTGTGGGGCGGGTGGGGCTCGAACCCACGACCTGACGGGTCGAAAAGGCGGGTTCTGGCCGGTTCAAGCAAGT
It includes:
- a CDS encoding diguanylate cyclase, whose protein sequence is MSTVTILGKGNIGSALAGIAGKAGREVQVLDTDSADTPVTGDVVVLAVPFAAVDSVVAQRGEQLAGKVVVDVTNPVDFATFDGLVVPADSSAAAHLQAALPESKVVKAFNTTFAATLASGSVGDSTTTILIAGDDAEAKSAVSALVTDGGLKALDAGSLKRARELEALGFLQITLAASEQVGWDGGFAVVA
- a CDS encoding MarR family transcriptional regulator, with amino-acid sequence MAAWVRLAAVMELLPGVLDQQLRRDSDLTHFEYWVLAMLSEAPERTLRMSSLASRTSGTLPRLSHVVSRLEGRGLVERFPCPEDGRATNARLTDAGWEVVREAAPGHLEAVRGHVVDALTGEQLDELRAIADAILARVDPEGRVTATLTRASDDASRAAAGPAAAG